GTTTTGTCGAAAaacaaatctatactaataaaagagatctttatacaaatataaaGAGATACTTAATATTAAACTCAATCCAAAGAATAATTTAAAATCTTGAAGACAAAgaaaactcaaagaagagaaaagagcaAGTTGGAAAACCCAAAGAGTTTAGCCTTCGTTTCTTCaaactaaaaccaaatcaaacaaaactCTTTGCTGTCTAATAATCTTCTTCACCTATAAAATCATTTGATATCATTCTCTGCTTTCTCACAACACAAACACATTACTTATAAACCAAAGTAAAAGAAGAGGAATGGCTAACTTTGGAACAGAAAGAGTTTACCAAGAATTTGAGCCAGCAACTAGGTGGACCTCTGAACCAGACGCCGAGATACTTGTCGCTGATCTTCCAGGTCcgtttccttcttctttctcaatCCTCGTTTATTCATTTCTCTACATTAAACATAGAGAAGACAGATTAATAGTTTTGTAGAAACAAACAAGCAAGAAAATCTCATAAGCATTTTCTTCTATGGTTAGGATTCAAGAAAGAACAAGTTAAGGTGGCTGTGACCTCAACAAGGAAGCTAAGACTAACAGGAGAACGTCCAACAGGCGGAAACAAATGGATTCGTTTCCACCAGGAGATTCCCGTTCCATTGACCGTTGATATCGACTCGGTTTCAGCTATGTTCAAAGATTACAAACTCTACATCAGACACCCCAGAATCAAGACAGAAACCCCTCAAACTAAGCCACCAGCACCGGTCAAACCACCGGTGGTCGCAAAACCCCATGATCAACATGAGGCAAAACAAAGCCATGGTTCTAAGCCAAACGATCAGCTGAAACATGATGCAGAGCAAAAAGCAGGGAAAGTAAAGAGTGGCAAAGAGGGATTAACTGGTGAGCCTAAAGGAACTTTGAGTTCCAAGGATCATGAGGAGAAGGACAAAGTTGGAGCCATATGGTTTGAGAAGTACAAAGAGGCAACTGGAAATGTGGTAAAGGAAGCTAAGAGCAAACGGCAGCTACTTTGCAATTTGACTGCTTCCATTGTATTGGTTCTACTAATACTACTGTATGCTAGAAATGCAGTACGTTCATCTCTGGTGTGGAACTCCGAGGAATGAGTTACATTTGCGTCTCATGATGTATAAGATTGCTTATGCacagaaaacaaataaatatttgataattaccctatatatgtatgtacacaAATTTGtgataagaaaaatgaaaaattccattttatagatttttaattaGCCTTAGTATAATGAATTCACTGGCAGAAACTTAATCAGAACTACAAAGTACAAACCCTACAAGAATTGCTAAAAAgctaaaaaagtgaaaaaatctACAAACTACGATTAAAAtcaatactccatccgttttagcttttcaattttttttaattataagtgttttttacatttttcaacgcaaatattaaatatattttccagttttaccattatttttaattcatttgttaattaaaacatttataacaaTGTATTAATagagttaaaatataaaaattactaattttttaatatttattatgaaacagaCACTTGATAACCTAACCAAGTAAAATAACCGAAATAAGTGAGAAAAGACAGTGGCAATATGAGCAAACTTACTTGTGGGAAGGCTTTTATGACTTTATTAGCTCAGAGCGGACTAGCTTGGCAGCAGCGACCATGTTGCTAAGTGCGGACTTAACTTCAGAGTACTTCCGCGTCTTTAAGCCACAGTCAGGGTTCACCCAGAGGACTTTGCTGTCCAGAACTGCAAGCATCTTGTTGATACGCTCAGCTATTTCTTCAGCGGATGGGATACGAGGAGAGTGGATATCATACACCCCTGGACCGATTCCGGCACAGTATTTCACTCCTTCTTGGAAGACTGATAAGAGCTTTTCATCTGAACGTGAGTTCTCGATCGTGATCACATCAGCATCCATGTTTATGATTGAGTGGATGATGTCGTTGAAATTTGAGTAGCACATGTGAGTGTGTATCTGCATGTAGTACAAGAGAGCATGAATAAATTAGATCTCTGAGATATTTCTATAGTTCAGTCATTAGTTCACATCCTTCATGTTGATATCAGATTCCATCTTATCGTTGCATTATTCACGAAGTTGGCAGAAACCACATGAATATTAATAGGCCTGCAGGTTTGGTTTCTTCGGTTAGTTCGGAATTCGGTTAGTTTGTGTTAGTGGAAATCTCGCCGAATTGAAccgaatttataaataaatttggtACAGTTCAGCTCGGCTTTGGGTTGGTTCGGTTTCACAATTTTCTACTAAGTTTCTGGGTTTCGGTTAAGTTTTCGgtttaaattgaataaaatttttaaaaaaatttggttagttcggttcggAATTTTGGTAAGGTTGCTATTGTTTGGTAAAAACCTTTTTTACAGAAAATCTAACTAACCGATTTACCGAACCGAAAACTAAATTGTTTTTTAGTTGCCAAATTGAACCGAACCTTGTAACTGAActgaaccaaaaaccaaactttttggtttggttcggttaataacCGCAGGCCTAAATATCAACATACTGgtaaaaaatatgatttcaagTGGAAGTGAGCAATAAGGTGAGCTAAAGATGACCTGAGTAGTGTCTTGCACATCGCAGTTTGTGATTCTGAACGCGTGAACGGCCCAGTCAAGGTAAAACTCTTGCTCCGACCTCCTCAGAGGCAACCCCTCTCTTAATGCAGCTTCATCAATCTGAATCACAGTGATACCAGCCTTCTCAAGGTCCTCCACCTCATCTTTGATAGCCAGTGCAATTTGGAAACACGTCTCATGCCTATTTAACATCATTAACAAGTGAGAACGAACACAACATAGAGTGAAAGAGAATCTAATAAGCTTAGTTTTCACACCTGGGCTGGTCATTTCTAACAAAGGACCAATTGAGAATAGTAACAGGGCCAGTGAGCATCCCCTTCATAGGATGTTGGGTCATCTTCTGCGCCATTGACGACCAGAAGACAGTCATTGCCTTTGGTCGTGTGACATCACCATAGATGATAGGTGGCTTGACACAGCGGGAACCATATGATTGGACCCACCCGTTTGATGTGAACGCAAAGCCAGACAGCTGCTCACCAAAATACTCCACCATATCGTTTCTCTGCACGATTAAAACATATCAGGACGGTAAAGAGTAGAATATTTCAAATAGAGATTTTTCACCTCTGCCTCGCCATGAACCAACACATCAATCCCAAGCTCTTCCTGAAGCTTGACAACCTTTTCAAATTCGACTTTGATAGCCTGAACATAGTCAATATCTGATATCCTGCAATTTCAGCAGATGCATGAGCACTACTATTACTGACATGTGACCATTTTTTTGGATTAGATGTACATACTTTTTGGCCTTGAACTCTCTGCGTATTCGTCTGAGATCTGCGGTCTGAGGAAAAGATCCAATTGTAGTTGTTGGAAGAGCAGGAAggttcagcttcttctgctggGCTTGTAGCCTAGCACTTACTTCTGTAGAACGACGGTGATCAGATTTTTTTACTGCAGCAACCTGAGTAAGAAAGTAATTTTAAGATACAAGCTCACGGAACAAAAACTTAGAAGAGCAATTTGTTAGAAAAGAAAAACCCTTACATCCTGTTGTACAGCGGCGTTTGTCACCCTTGGAGATGATCTTCTAGAAGCTTGTCCCATGGAATTAGCAGAAAACAATGCCTACAAAGGGACCAAAGACAATTCAAAGCTGACGGTTAACTACTTctgtattaaaacaaaaatgtataatCAAATGTGTATCTTATTACCTCATCCTTAACTCCAGAGAGTGATTTAGCAAGTGCATTCACTTCAACAACCTTTTGTGCAGCAAATGCAAGCCATGATTTGAGTTCTTTATCAAGTTTAACTTCATTCACCAAGTCCACAGCCGTATGGAGTAGAGAGCAAGAAGTAGAGACTACAACTTTGTCTGCAACgacaagaaaaagatttatattgaTAAGAAGCTAAGCAGGAAAAACAAAATGTTGTTTACTGATTGATACCTTTGCCAACAATCTCTTCAAGAGACTGTAGTGTCTTGAGGGAAGCAGAAAGATCATTCGCCCAAATGTTCCTTCCATCAACAACTCCAGCGAATAGCAGCTTTCCACGAGGAAAACCCCCTTTGATCAAATCAAGAGTCTCCAGTCCACGGACGAAGTCAAATCCAAACCCGGTTACACACTTCAGCGAGGTTAATGTCTTGTAGGCTTCAGCAGGAACGTCTGCGAAGTATGTGGCGATAAGAACATTCAACCCCGCCAAAGATGACTCCATGTGAGAGTAGGCATCCGAAAATGCTTGTAATTGGTTGGTGTCAAGATCCATCACGAGTATAGGCTCGTCGAACTGAATCCATCGTGCGCCAGCAGATTTCAGATCATCAAACACTTCTCTgacaaaatgtaaaataaaccAGTTCAGGTCTCGTGAATTGTCCAAATGAAAGTGTATTTATGTATTTGTTTTCGTCTTAGCTAATTTCTAAGAACCTTAATAATAGTCTTACTTGTAGATAGGAAGAATCTTGTCAATCAGAGAGAGCATGCAGAAAGATTTATCAACACCCTTTGCTGGTTTCGACAGTAACAAGTAGGTCAGGGGACCAATGAGCACGGGAACTGTGTCTATGCCAAGCTGTTCCATTAACAGCCAAAAGCACAGTTGTGAGAAAGAGCCTTAAGATGaagagaaatataaaataaaaagtaatacaTGAATGTTCTATATGCCCTTATCAAAAGTACAATATCACCTTATTGTTCTAAAAATCGATCTTGGCGGCAAAGCGGATCTGAACGAAACGATCTATTAAGAAGTCGGTCTAGACGGCAAAGCGGATCTGAACGAAACGATCttttaaaaatcggtctaggtatttaaaaaagaaatcgGTCTAGGCGCCCGTCTAAACATTAATCCTCTATAAGAGGCCTAACCACTACCTAGCGATTTCCTGAACACTGCAACATAACAAAAAGCTATGAGGTGAGAGAGGTGCAAGTCAACTTACTGCTTTGGCTTCCTTAAATTCATCCACAGCCTTGTGAGATGCATAGGATAATTCAACATCAGG
The window above is part of the Brassica napus cultivar Da-Ae chromosome C3, Da-Ae, whole genome shotgun sequence genome. Proteins encoded here:
- the LOC106386985 gene encoding 5-methyltetrahydropteroyltriglutamate--homocysteine methyltransferase 3, chloroplastic-like, whose protein sequence is MGQLALQRVSPLASLPRRLPSLPLPSSYSPSLLFATASPRPRRHGFFLARAMSSHIVGYPRIGPKRELKFALESFWEGKTGVGDLQTVAANLRNSIWKHMADAGIKYIPSNTFSYYDQMLDTTAMLGAVPSRYGWKNGEIGFDVYFSMARGNDSVPAMEMTKWFDTNYHYIVPELGPDVELSYASHKAVDEFKEAKALGIDTVPVLIGPLTYLLLSKPAKGVDKSFCMLSLIDKILPIYKEVFDDLKSAGARWIQFDEPILVMDLDTNQLQAFSDAYSHMESSLAGLNVLIATYFADVPAEAYKTLTSLKCVTGFGFDFVRGLETLDLIKGGFPRGKLLFAGVVDGRNIWANDLSASLKTLQSLEEIVGKDKVVVSTSCSLLHTAVDLVNEVKLDKELKSWLAFAAQKVVEVNALAKSLSGVKDEALFSANSMGQASRRSSPRVTNAAVQQDVAAVKKSDHRRSTEVSARLQAQQKKLNLPALPTTTIGSFPQTADLRRIRREFKAKKISDIDYVQAIKVEFEKVVKLQEELGIDVLVHGEAERNDMVEYFGEQLSGFAFTSNGWVQSYGSRCVKPPIIYGDVTRPKAMTVFWSSMAQKMTQHPMKGMLTGPVTILNWSFVRNDQPRHETCFQIALAIKDEVEDLEKAGITVIQIDEAALREGLPLRRSEQEFYLDWAVHAFRITNCDVQDTTQIHTHMCYSNFNDIIHSIINMDADVITIENSRSDEKLLSVFQEGVKYCAGIGPGVYDIHSPRIPSAEEIAERINKMLAVLDSKVLWVNPDCGLKTRKYSEVKSALSNMVAAAKLVRSELIKS
- the LOC106435032 gene encoding inactive protein RESTRICTED TEV MOVEMENT 2-like, yielding MANFGTERVYQEFEPATRWTSEPDAEILVADLPGFKKEQVKVAVTSTRKLRLTGERPTGGNKWIRFHQEIPVPLTVDIDSVSAMFKDYKLYIRHPRIKTETPQTKPPAPVKPPVVAKPHDQHEAKQSHGSKPNDQLKHDAEQKAGKVKSGKEGLTGEPKGTLSSKDHEEKDKVGAIWFEKYKEATGNVVKEAKSKRQLLCNLTASIVLVLLILLYARNAVRSSLVWNSEE